In Desulfuribacillus alkaliarsenatis, the following proteins share a genomic window:
- the ndk gene encoding nucleoside-diphosphate kinase, which produces MEKTFVMVKPDGVQRGVVGEIVNRFEKKGYKIVAAKMMQVSKDLAEEHYGQHKERPFFGELVDFITSSPVFAMVLEGENVISSARVMMGATNPADAAPGTIRGDFAVSIGMNIIHGSDSPESAEREIGLWFDKSELTDYEVASHKWV; this is translated from the coding sequence ATGGAAAAGACTTTTGTAATGGTAAAACCAGATGGTGTTCAAAGAGGTGTTGTAGGAGAAATCGTAAACCGCTTTGAGAAAAAGGGATATAAAATCGTAGCTGCTAAAATGATGCAAGTGTCTAAAGATTTAGCTGAAGAGCATTATGGTCAACACAAAGAGCGTCCTTTTTTTGGTGAACTAGTTGACTTTATTACTTCTAGCCCTGTTTTTGCAATGGTTTTAGAAGGAGAGAACGTAATTTCTTCTGCAAGGGTAATGATGGGCGCTACAAATCCAGCAGATGCTGCTCCTGGAACAATTAGAGGAGATTTTGCAGTTAGTATTGGTATGAATATTATCCATGGTTCAGACTCACCTGAAAGTGCTGAACGTGAAATTGGATTATGGTTTGATAAATCAGAGCTAACTGATTATGAGGTTGCTTCACATAAGTGGGTATAA
- a CDS encoding anti-sigma-I factor RsgI family protein: MNKWLGSILVTVVFASSLIYVVYYYDNINDNIAENTQENRQSIELLPPIYHLSIDVNPSISILLNANLDVVAYHSYNIEGDIVLNQLNLLDRSLDSTIKVIIEKLSEYDFIRDNSVIYFSLINENDKDSRNESLEEYIDIVDVLTESVYQNLAGLLNDSQIHIQKLDSSILKLAESQRISPGKLAIQLKSVEDLSELEKYLSENFQNILNNDRNSKIDNNIKQQEKQFIDIQRPETPATPNAPNIQGINEIPTIQDIPEINKLQ, from the coding sequence ATGAATAAATGGTTAGGCAGTATTTTAGTGACAGTTGTGTTTGCCAGCTCCTTAATATATGTAGTTTATTATTACGACAATATAAACGACAATATAGCCGAGAATACACAAGAAAACAGGCAATCCATAGAATTGTTGCCACCTATTTATCATCTTAGCATTGATGTGAATCCAAGTATCTCTATTTTGTTAAATGCTAACTTAGATGTTGTTGCATACCATAGCTATAATATTGAGGGAGACATTGTACTTAATCAACTAAATTTATTAGATAGAAGCTTAGATTCAACAATAAAGGTTATTATAGAAAAATTATCTGAATACGATTTTATAAGAGATAATTCAGTGATTTATTTTTCCCTTATTAATGAAAATGATAAAGATAGTAGGAATGAAAGCCTAGAAGAATATATTGATATAGTAGATGTATTAACTGAATCAGTTTATCAGAATCTAGCAGGTTTATTAAATGATTCACAGATACACATTCAAAAGCTTGATTCAAGCATATTAAAGTTAGCAGAGTCCCAAAGGATTTCTCCTGGTAAACTAGCTATACAATTAAAGTCAGTTGAGGATTTAAGCGAATTAGAAAAATATTTAAGTGAAAACTTTCAAAACATTTTAAATAATGATAGAAATAGCAAAATAGATAACAATATTAAACAACAGGAAAAACAATTTATAGATATTCAAAGGCCTGAAACTCCAGCTACTCCTAACGCACCGAATATTCAAGGTATTAATGAAATACCGACTATTCAAGATATTCCTGAGATAAATAAACTGCAGTAA